From a region of the Tachypleus tridentatus isolate NWPU-2018 chromosome 1, ASM421037v1, whole genome shotgun sequence genome:
- the LOC143227493 gene encoding uncharacterized protein LOC143227493 — MKFTNLSLFTSRKLFRGKLARSVLSVLTIIVATQVLWQFYLFSVEWHFFKNHYLAYQFINHEKNNSQACPIPLPNPFDAAVMSYVKNLNPFYCRQVQPYLTYVTSNGTLVINSTAVKVSRLDPSQLECSFQTFQRKEKDDDKLSYDNEQLLYSQIDLPEGKEFVNVTCIYERNIIYRGYHTHIIRKTPAKCTKGKHLKPSVFIFVIESLSRLNAVRHMPKTYSYITKILQSQVLKGLNKVADNSFPNMIPFLTGCKVYTDPSELPGDQSTGPFDDWPFVWKNFSNAGYITALHEDDPEFTLLNYLSKGCLNQPTDFYLRPLWLALHGSPLWKESSQWCFGNVPKLKLMLDWILDFCKKHKSIPYFLFSFFIEVTHNDFNNAQLLDDDVSQFLEMLNRSGLFKNTIVILMGDHGNRYGNVLETEVGRIEERMPFFSIHLPSTLKKQYPHLQKYLKMNSERLTTWIDIHSLLMDVATETYFESAPQHVWNTRGYSPWRMLIPSNRTCEEAGIPQQFCICQQFYNIPVDDPTSKQVADAFVIELNSMLEPVSMACAKLWLNRIIQGQVIIPNKHVAQKKGYILAVRILVEVGPSRALLEGILQRDAWSSKYSVVGDINRLNKYKGQSECVNDKKLRKFCYCFSNIVS, encoded by the exons aTGAAGTTTACTAATTTGAGCCTTTTCACCTCACGTAAACTTTTTAGAGGAAAGCTTGCTAGATCAGTTCTTTCAGTATTGACTATTATTGTTGCCACACAAGTTTTGTGGCAATTTTATCTTTTCTCAGTGGAATGGCACTTCTTTAAGAACCACTATCTTGCATATCAATTCATCAACCATGAAAAAAACAATTCTCAGGCCTGTCCTATACCATTACCCAATCCTTTTGATGCAGCAGTTATGTCTTATGTTAAAAACTTGAACCCTTTTTATTGTAGACAAGTCCAACCATACTTAACATATGTAACCTCTAATGGAACATTGGTGATTAACAGTACTGCAGTTAAAGTAAGTAGACTTGACCCCAGCCAACTAGAATGTTCTTTTCAAACCTTCCAAAGAAAAGAGAAGGATGATGACAAGCTTTCCTATGATAATGAACAACTACTCTACTCACAAATAGATCTTCCAGAAGGAAAGGAGTTTGTTAATGTGACATGTATCTATGAAAGAAACATAATATACAGAGGTTACCATACACACATTATCAGAAAGACTCCTGCAAAATGTACCAAAGGAAAACATTTAAAGccaagtgtatttatatttgtcaTCGAGTCTTTATCAAGACTGAATGCTGTAAGACATATGCCGAAAACGTATTCTTACATAACAAAAATCCTTCAATCACAG gttttaaaggGTTTAAACAAGGTGGCTGACAATAGTTTTCCAAATATGATTCCATTTTTGACTGGATGTAAGGTTTACACTGATCCTTCAGAGCTTCCAGGTGATCAGAGCACTGGTCCATTTGATGACTGGCCATTTGTTTGGAAGAATTTTTCCAATGCTGGGTATATAACAGCTCTGCATGAAGATGATCCTGAGTTTACACTTCTTAATTACCTTTCTAAAGGCTGTCTTAATCAACCTACTGACTTCTACCTTCGACCTCTTTGGCTAGCTTTACATGGTTCTCCACTGTGGAAAGAAAGTAGTCAATGGTGTTTTGGTAATGTTccaaagttaaaattaatgttagaTTGGATATTAGACTTCTGTAAAAAGCATAAAAGTATACcttactttttgttttcatttttcattgaAGTTACTCACAATGATTTTAATAATGCACAACTGTTAGATGATGATGTTTCTCAGTTTTTGGAAATGCTGAACAGAAGTGGACTTTTTAAGAACACCATTGTCATCTTAATGGGTGATCATGGAAATAG GTATGGTAATGTTCTTGAGACAGAGGTTGGAAGGATTGAGGAACGAATGCCATTCTTCTCGATACATCTTCCTTCAACTCTTAAAAAACAATACCCTCATCTACAGAAATATCTAAAAATGAACAGTGAGCGTCTTACAACGTGGATTGACATTCACTCACTTTTAATGGATGTTGCTACAGAAACATATTTTGAGAGTGCACCACAGCATGTGTGGAATACTCGAGGTTATAGTCCATGGAGAATGTTGATACCAAGTAATCGAACTTGTGAAGAAGCAGGAATTCCTCAACAATTTTGTATCTGTCAACAGTTCTACAATATTCCTGTTGATGACCCCACAAGTAAACAGGTAGCAGATGCCTTTGTAATAGAATTGAACAGTATGCTGGAACCAGTGTCTATGGCATGTGCTAAATTGTGGTTAAACCGGATTATTCAGGGACAG gtaataattccaaataaacatgTTGCACAGAAAAAAGGCTATATCCTTGCTGTTAGGATTCTTGTTGAAGTGGGACCAAGTAGAGCTTTGTTAGAAGGTATCTTACAGCGAGATGCTTGGTCATCTAAATATTCTGTGGTTGGTGATATTAACCGCCTTAACAAATACAAAGGCCAATCAGAATGTGTGAATGATAAAAAACTGAGGAAGTTTTGTTATTGCTTTTCTAATATAGtttcataa